A genomic stretch from Nilaparvata lugens isolate BPH chromosome 8, ASM1435652v1, whole genome shotgun sequence includes:
- the LOC111043930 gene encoding probable ubiquitin-conjugating enzyme E2 7: protein MSEFQSALLLRKQLTELKKCPVDGFSAGLIDDSDVYRWEVMVIGPPDTPYEGGFFKAHLIFPKEYPLRPPTMKFVSEMWHPNIDKAGNVCISILHEPGDDRWGYELASERWLPVHTVETILVSVISMLADPNSDSPANVDAAKQLRDDYPAFKSNVARCVRKSQDNFE, encoded by the exons ATGTCAGAATTCCAGTCGGCTTTACTACTACGAAAACAACTGACTGAACTGAAGAAATGTCCAGTGGACGGGTTCTCGGCGGGTCTCATAGATGACAGCGACGTGTACCGATGGGAGGTGATGGTGATTGGGCCGCCCGACACACCCTATGAGGGCGGCTTCTTCAAGGCTCACCTCATCTTCCCCAAGGAGTATCCTCTGCGGCCACCCACTATGAA ATTCGTGTCGGAAATGTGGCACCCGAATATCGACAAGGCGGGCAACGTGTGCATCTCGATCCTGCACGAGCCGGGCGACGACCGGTGGGGCTACGAGTTGGCATCCGAGCGCTGGCTACCCGTGCACACAGTCGAGACCATCCTCGTGTCGGTCATCTCGATGCTGGCCGACCCCAACAGTGACAGCCCCGCCAATGTGGACGCTGCCAAACAGCTGCGCGACGACTACCCCGCCTTCAAGAGCAACGTGGCGCGCTGTGTacgcaagagtcaggacaactTCGAATAA